One part of the Sorangiineae bacterium MSr11954 genome encodes these proteins:
- a CDS encoding class II glutamine amidotransferase — protein sequence MECNVPTDIVFSFSGLALRGGLKGPHADGWGLALYQGKAVRTFLEPCAAANSPLATFVRENPIKTLLAIAHVRKKTRGRVALENTHPFVRELWGRHMVFAHNGTVRGVRKHPIGRFRPVGDTDSEYAFCVLLHLLERAFPKGYPRSQRALWTKIAELGGRLGRDGTFNFLLGDGRHLFARCATKLSYIIRKAPFRAATLADDDLCVDFSEVTTPTDCVAVIATQPLTRDEVWVQGTPGEMWVFRNGKLQSTLASR from the coding sequence ATGGAGTGCAACGTCCCCACCGACATCGTCTTCTCGTTCTCTGGCCTTGCGCTCCGCGGCGGTCTCAAAGGCCCCCACGCGGACGGTTGGGGCCTCGCGCTCTACCAAGGAAAGGCGGTGCGCACCTTCCTCGAGCCCTGCGCGGCCGCCAACTCGCCGCTGGCGACCTTCGTGCGCGAAAACCCCATCAAGACCCTGCTGGCCATCGCCCACGTCCGCAAGAAGACGCGCGGCCGGGTGGCCTTGGAGAACACGCACCCGTTCGTGCGCGAGCTCTGGGGACGGCATATGGTGTTCGCGCACAATGGAACGGTGCGCGGCGTGCGCAAGCACCCCATCGGCCGCTTCCGCCCCGTCGGCGACACCGACAGCGAATACGCCTTCTGCGTGCTCTTGCACCTGCTCGAGCGCGCCTTTCCCAAAGGCTACCCGCGCTCGCAACGCGCCCTCTGGACCAAAATCGCCGAGCTGGGAGGCCGCCTCGGGCGCGACGGGACCTTCAATTTCCTGCTGGGCGACGGCCGCCACCTCTTCGCCCGCTGCGCCACGAAACTGAGCTACATCATCCGCAAAGCCCCCTTCCGCGCCGCCACCCTGGCCGACGACGATCTTTGCGTCGACTTCTCCGAGGTCACCACGCCCACGGACTGCGTCGCCGTCATCGCCACCCAGCCCCTGACCCGCGACGAGGTTTGGGTGCAAGGAACCCCCGGCGAAATGTGGGTCTTTCGAAATGGGAAGCTCCAATCGACCCTCGCATCTCGGTAG
- a CDS encoding EI24 domain-containing protein: protein MSNVTLLDGTKTFFRGFAFIVARPSVWPYAAVPMVAACILTIALAVLGIWGANAALDSLFGVVDTTLANIGYVATQIVVYVVIVGSAVLLAGSLAQPLSGPALDAIVREQEKALGRAPSADPPFFESVTRSINITLVTLAMGVPVFALLFLVDFVFPPAVVITVPIKLVVSALLASWNLLDYPFSLRRMNFAERRAFYRANLRTCLGFGLPVAVMALVPLIGLLMLPVGVAGATRLVVETEKPA from the coding sequence ATGTCGAACGTGACCCTCCTCGACGGTACCAAGACTTTTTTCCGCGGCTTCGCGTTCATCGTAGCGCGTCCCTCGGTGTGGCCTTACGCGGCGGTGCCCATGGTGGCCGCGTGCATTTTGACCATCGCCCTCGCCGTGCTCGGCATCTGGGGAGCCAATGCGGCGCTGGACTCGCTCTTCGGCGTGGTCGACACCACGCTCGCCAACATCGGCTACGTGGCCACGCAAATCGTCGTCTATGTCGTGATCGTGGGCTCCGCCGTGCTCCTCGCGGGCAGCCTTGCGCAGCCGCTCTCGGGCCCTGCGCTCGACGCCATCGTGCGCGAGCAAGAAAAGGCGTTGGGCCGCGCGCCCTCGGCCGATCCGCCCTTTTTCGAGTCGGTCACGCGTTCGATCAACATCACGTTGGTGACATTGGCCATGGGGGTTCCTGTCTTTGCCTTGCTCTTTCTGGTGGACTTCGTCTTTCCGCCGGCCGTGGTGATCACCGTCCCGATCAAGCTCGTCGTCTCGGCGCTCCTGGCCTCGTGGAACCTGCTCGACTACCCCTTTTCCCTGCGCCGCATGAACTTCGCCGAGCGCAGGGCCTTCTACCGCGCCAACCTTCGAACGTGCCTGGGCTTTGGCCTCCCGGTGGCCGTGATGGCGCTGGTCCCGCTGATTGGCCTCTTGATGCTCCCGGTGGGGGTGGCCGGCGCCACGCGGCTGGTGGTGGAGACCGAGAAACCCGCGTGA